One genomic region from Stackebrandtia nassauensis DSM 44728 encodes:
- a CDS encoding TetR/AcrR family transcriptional regulator translates to MTEATRKPDASRRSQRSREAILTAAMELMAEVGYAKLTIEAIAARAGAGKQTIYRWWPTKSAVVLDAFRLNAETQEDEVDFPDTGDLDADLRIVMRAIADECNNPRYDGPARVMIAEAQHDPEFGAEAREAFLLPAITATKERLRSGQRAGQLRADADLDVVVELLFGPIHHRWLHSTAPITHAYADQIVDYVLAAVRP, encoded by the coding sequence ATGACGGAGGCCACCCGAAAACCCGACGCGTCCCGGCGCAGCCAGCGCTCCCGCGAAGCCATCCTCACCGCGGCCATGGAGCTGATGGCCGAGGTCGGCTACGCCAAACTCACCATCGAGGCGATCGCGGCCCGCGCCGGAGCCGGGAAACAGACCATCTACCGGTGGTGGCCCACCAAGAGCGCGGTGGTCCTGGACGCCTTCCGGCTCAACGCCGAGACCCAGGAGGACGAGGTCGACTTCCCCGACACCGGCGACCTGGACGCCGACCTCAGGATCGTCATGCGCGCCATCGCCGACGAGTGCAACAACCCCCGCTACGACGGCCCGGCCCGCGTCATGATCGCCGAGGCCCAGCACGACCCCGAGTTCGGTGCCGAGGCCCGCGAGGCGTTCCTGCTGCCCGCCATCACCGCCACCAAGGAGCGGCTGCGGTCAGGCCAGCGGGCCGGGCAGCTGCGCGCCGACGCCGACCTGGACGTGGTGGTGGAGCTGCTGTTCGGCCCGATCCACCACCGCTGGCTGCATTCGACCGCGCCGATCACGCACGCCTACGCCGACCAGATCGTCGACTACGTGCTGGCGGCCGTCAGGCCGTGA
- a CDS encoding DUF6891 domain-containing protein, protein MNSPEAEDVPPLDDKKTAYIRQYAQEIIDEGFTTFAELTQDVWEGVEDEFPHAEELDEEPITEAQVTALLKPMWRDRLAEQESWPAVTDVDRLTAVFDRLDASGVTARMNFSCCMTCGPGEIRGEAAEGDHGYVFFHSQDTARAVDGDLLLAYGTYSRDPEHGAAVGREVVAALTEAGFTTEWNGSVKHRIAVTGLDWKKRLP, encoded by the coding sequence ATGAACTCCCCCGAAGCCGAAGACGTCCCACCGCTGGACGACAAGAAGACCGCGTACATACGGCAATACGCGCAGGAGATCATCGACGAGGGTTTCACGACCTTCGCCGAGTTGACGCAGGACGTCTGGGAAGGCGTCGAGGATGAGTTCCCGCACGCCGAGGAGTTGGACGAGGAACCGATCACCGAGGCACAGGTGACGGCGCTACTGAAGCCGATGTGGCGAGATCGACTGGCGGAGCAAGAGTCCTGGCCCGCGGTGACCGATGTGGACCGGCTGACGGCCGTGTTCGATCGCCTGGACGCGAGCGGCGTCACCGCTCGGATGAACTTCTCCTGCTGCATGACCTGCGGCCCCGGCGAGATCCGTGGCGAAGCCGCCGAAGGCGATCACGGCTACGTGTTCTTCCACTCGCAGGACACCGCGAGGGCCGTCGACGGAGACCTGTTGCTGGCTTACGGCACCTACTCCCGCGACCCGGAGCACGGCGCGGCGGTCGGGCGGGAGGTCGTCGCCGCCCTCACCGAAGCCGGGTTCACCACCGAATGGAACGGTTCGGTCAAACATCGCATCGCGGTGACCGGCTTGGACTGGAAGAAGCGGCTGCCGTAG
- a CDS encoding DUF6243 family protein codes for MSKGRGNDMLGVGGQRRKLSKNDLRGKGFGGGKHGHDPMAAKRELIQRLQAKRGSKR; via the coding sequence ATGAGCAAGGGACGCGGAAACGACATGCTCGGCGTTGGCGGACAACGTCGCAAACTGTCGAAGAACGATCTGCGCGGCAAGGGTTTCGGCGGCGGCAAGCACGGCCACGACCCGATGGCCGCCAAGCGGGAGCTGATCCAGCGACTGCAGGCCAAGCGCGGGTCGAAGCGTTAG
- the gltX gene encoding glutamate--tRNA ligase, giving the protein MTEVRTRFCPSPTGVPHVGLVRTYLFSWAYARHHGGQFVFRIEDTDAARDSEESYHQLVDALSWMGLDWDEGVEKGGPHGPYRQSERTEIYADVMKRLLDGGYVYEAFSTPDEVEARHRAAGRDPKLGYDNFDRTLTQEQKDTYRAEGRKPVLRLRMPDTPITFTDGVRGEITYEPGNIPDFVIARADGSPLYTLTNPVDDAMMRITHIIRGEDLLSSTPRQIALYRALVDLGVAERVPQFAHAPLVVDESRKKMSKRDPRMDLLAYRDKGYLPEGIINYVGTLGWSIAADRDVFTLDEMVAAFDLADVNSSPARFDEKKLDAINAHHIRQLAPEDLAKRLIPVLQKLNLLPDEPTAEQLRVLAVATPLVQERTGTLVQGAEMLRFLYAGEDFALDEASATKTLKGDAGTVLDASIEVLSKLDDWSTEAIETALKTKLIDELEIKPRKAFAPVRVAATGKTVSPPLYESLELLGREVSLDRLRAARERVAES; this is encoded by the coding sequence TTGACTGAGGTACGCACTCGCTTCTGCCCGTCCCCGACCGGGGTCCCGCACGTCGGTCTGGTCCGCACCTACCTGTTCAGCTGGGCCTACGCCCGGCACCACGGTGGACAGTTCGTGTTCCGGATCGAGGACACCGACGCCGCCCGCGACAGCGAGGAGTCCTACCACCAGCTGGTCGACGCGCTGAGCTGGATGGGCCTGGACTGGGACGAGGGCGTCGAGAAGGGCGGCCCGCACGGGCCGTACCGGCAGAGCGAACGCACCGAGATCTACGCCGACGTCATGAAGCGCCTCCTGGACGGTGGCTATGTCTACGAGGCCTTCTCCACCCCCGACGAGGTCGAGGCCCGGCACCGCGCCGCCGGTCGCGACCCGAAACTCGGCTACGACAACTTCGACCGCACCCTCACCCAGGAGCAGAAGGACACCTACCGCGCCGAGGGCCGCAAACCGGTGCTGCGGCTGCGGATGCCCGACACCCCGATCACCTTCACCGACGGGGTGCGCGGCGAGATCACCTACGAACCGGGCAACATCCCCGACTTCGTCATCGCCCGCGCCGACGGTTCACCGCTGTACACGCTGACCAACCCGGTCGACGACGCGATGATGCGCATCACCCACATCATCCGGGGCGAGGACCTGCTGTCGTCCACGCCGCGCCAGATCGCCCTGTACCGGGCCCTTGTGGACCTCGGTGTCGCCGAGCGGGTCCCGCAGTTCGCCCACGCGCCGCTGGTGGTCGACGAGTCCCGCAAGAAGATGTCCAAACGCGACCCCCGCATGGACCTGCTCGCCTACCGCGACAAGGGTTACCTGCCCGAGGGAATCATCAACTACGTCGGCACGCTCGGGTGGTCCATCGCCGCCGACCGGGACGTGTTCACCCTCGACGAGATGGTCGCCGCCTTCGACCTGGCAGACGTCAACTCCAGCCCGGCCCGCTTCGACGAGAAGAAGCTCGACGCCATCAACGCCCACCACATCCGGCAGCTGGCGCCCGAGGACCTGGCCAAACGCCTCATCCCGGTGCTCCAGAAACTGAACCTGCTGCCCGACGAGCCCACCGCCGAACAGTTGCGGGTGCTCGCCGTGGCGACGCCGCTGGTGCAGGAGCGCACCGGCACCCTGGTGCAGGGCGCCGAGATGCTGCGGTTCCTCTACGCCGGTGAGGACTTCGCGCTCGACGAGGCCAGCGCCACCAAGACCCTCAAGGGTGACGCCGGTACCGTCCTGGACGCCTCGATCGAGGTGCTGTCGAAACTGGACGACTGGAGCACCGAAGCGATCGAGACCGCGCTGAAGACCAAGCTCATCGACGAGCTGGAGATCAAGCCCCGCAAGGCCTTCGCACCGGTACGGGTGGCGGCAACAGGCAAGACGGTGTCGCCGCCGCTGTACGAGTCGCTGGAACTGCTGGGCCGCGAGGTCAGCCTGGATCGCCTGCGCGCCGCCCGGGAACGCGTCGCGGAGAGCTGA
- a CDS encoding phytoene desaturase family protein gives MDGDFDVIVVGGGHNGLVAAAYLAKAGLKVCVCEAREVVGGAAVSEHPFGPQYTVTSLSYVVSLLPQDLVTDLNLKEHGYHVYPQGPYFAPRREGGYLSLPEDPKERHAKIAEFSARDADAYEEWDAWLSQLGGLLGPLLERIPPKLGSRRPMDLVRQAGLLKQLRGIDTRAAVDITRIMTDSIADLIEERFESEALRGLLAVSGCIGTWAGPRSAGTAYVMLHHHIGDIGDGNTGAWGFPRGGMGGVTQALARSARQFGATIRTASRVARINVDNGRAIGVTLDNGDELRAATTITTAHPRVTFTDLIDAGELPDDFLADINRWKTRSGTVKINLAVDKLPTFTSHPEFDPWVHGGTIVLAESLDDIENAYQQAVSGKPAEFPFADVCIPSVFDDSLAPEGHHVVSMFTQWVPHTWASEPDAEGLSDYANRAVARMEAIAPGFTDSIIDFQVIGPHEMETEYGLVGGNIFHGELTPGQLFHARPAAGFADLRTPLKGLYQAGSSTHGGGGVTGIPGRNVVRQILADRRRPWRR, from the coding sequence GTGGACGGCGACTTTGACGTGATCGTGGTCGGTGGCGGGCACAACGGCCTGGTCGCGGCGGCGTATCTGGCCAAGGCCGGGCTGAAGGTGTGCGTGTGCGAGGCCCGCGAGGTCGTCGGCGGGGCGGCCGTCAGCGAACACCCCTTCGGACCCCAGTACACCGTCACCAGCCTGTCCTACGTGGTCAGCCTGCTGCCGCAGGACCTCGTCACCGACCTCAACCTCAAGGAGCATGGCTACCACGTCTATCCACAGGGGCCGTACTTCGCGCCCCGCCGGGAGGGCGGCTACCTGAGCCTGCCCGAGGATCCGAAGGAGCGGCACGCCAAGATCGCCGAGTTCTCGGCCAGGGACGCCGACGCCTACGAGGAATGGGACGCCTGGCTGTCGCAACTGGGCGGACTGCTGGGGCCGCTGCTGGAACGCATCCCGCCCAAGCTGGGCTCGCGCCGTCCGATGGACCTGGTGCGGCAGGCCGGGCTGCTGAAGCAGTTGCGCGGCATCGACACCCGCGCGGCCGTCGACATCACCCGGATCATGACCGACAGCATCGCCGACCTCATCGAGGAACGCTTCGAGTCCGAGGCGCTGCGGGGCCTGCTGGCGGTGTCGGGCTGCATCGGCACCTGGGCGGGCCCGCGCTCGGCGGGCACCGCGTACGTGATGCTGCACCACCACATCGGCGACATCGGCGACGGCAACACCGGCGCCTGGGGCTTCCCGCGCGGCGGCATGGGCGGCGTGACGCAGGCGCTGGCGCGCTCGGCCCGGCAGTTCGGGGCCACGATCCGCACGGCATCCCGGGTCGCGCGCATCAACGTCGACAACGGACGCGCCATCGGCGTCACCCTGGACAACGGCGACGAGCTGCGCGCCGCCACCACCATCACCACCGCCCACCCGCGCGTCACCTTCACCGACCTCATCGACGCCGGGGAACTGCCGGACGACTTCCTGGCCGACATCAACCGCTGGAAGACCCGCAGCGGCACCGTGAAGATCAATCTCGCGGTCGACAAGCTGCCCACCTTCACCAGTCACCCCGAGTTCGACCCGTGGGTCCATGGTGGAACGATCGTGCTGGCCGAGTCGCTCGACGACATCGAGAACGCCTACCAGCAGGCGGTTTCCGGCAAACCCGCCGAGTTCCCGTTCGCCGACGTGTGCATTCCCAGCGTCTTCGACGACTCGCTGGCACCCGAGGGGCACCACGTGGTCTCGATGTTCACGCAGTGGGTGCCGCACACCTGGGCGTCCGAACCGGACGCCGAGGGCCTGAGCGACTATGCCAACCGGGCCGTGGCCCGGATGGAGGCCATCGCGCCGGGCTTCACCGACTCCATCATCGACTTCCAGGTGATCGGCCCGCACGAGATGGAGACCGAGTACGGACTGGTGGGCGGCAACATCTTCCACGGCGAGCTCACCCCCGGGCAGCTGTTCCACGCCCGTCCGGCGGCCGGTTTCGCCGACCTGCGCACCCCGCTGAAGGGCCTGTACCAGGCCGGATCCTCCACCCACGGCGGTGGCGGCGTCACCGGGATCCCGGGCCGCAACGTGGTTCGGCAGATCCTGGCGGACCGGCGGCGGCCGTGGCGCAGGTAG
- a CDS encoding RNA-guided endonuclease InsQ/TnpB family protein — protein MTTLAAQTSRVRYAYRLRVSSSARAALLGEWGRCRWVWNESVARSKKAHIEGEECGPARLSKMLTTARARVAWLREGSSVVQQQVIRDFAKSRAKALADIKARVPVWQRAGKPRYKKKYVSRPSLNYTRHGFRIKDGRLYLAGGIGVGVVWSRELPGEASSVRVYRDSVGHWYASFVVTTATEALPSTGRDIGVDWGVREIATTTSDDHDLSHAQYGKTAAAKLARYQRMMARRKPERGQPGSKRYRHAKQLAAKTHKKVARQRQDTARKWAKTVVRDHDRIAVEDFKPKFLARSTMARKAADAAIGAAKRELVVMVAKHGRRLVLVHPAHTTMDCGHCGARTKHALPLSQRTYTCIACGAVSPRDKNSARVMLIRAGFLPAGVDRIRPAQPLVGQAA, from the coding sequence GTGACCACTTTGGCAGCCCAAACCTCGCGTGTCCGGTATGCATATCGGCTGCGGGTGTCATCTAGCGCGCGGGCAGCGTTGTTGGGTGAGTGGGGGCGCTGTCGGTGGGTGTGGAACGAATCGGTGGCCCGGTCGAAGAAAGCTCACATCGAGGGTGAGGAATGTGGTCCGGCTCGATTGTCCAAAATGCTGACTACTGCCCGTGCAAGAGTGGCGTGGTTGCGTGAGGGTTCTAGCGTCGTGCAGCAGCAGGTCATTCGGGATTTCGCAAAGTCTCGTGCCAAGGCGCTAGCAGACATCAAGGCTCGTGTGCCGGTGTGGCAGCGGGCGGGGAAGCCTCGGTACAAGAAGAAATATGTGTCGCGGCCTAGCTTGAATTACACGCGGCATGGTTTCCGCATTAAGGACGGCCGCTTGTATTTGGCTGGTGGAATCGGTGTGGGCGTGGTGTGGTCGCGGGAACTCCCCGGCGAAGCGTCGAGTGTGCGCGTGTACCGGGACAGTGTCGGGCACTGGTACGCCTCCTTCGTTGTCACCACGGCCACCGAAGCCCTGCCCTCGACTGGGCGGGATATCGGTGTCGACTGGGGAGTCCGCGAGATCGCGACTACCACATCAGATGACCACGACCTTTCCCACGCGCAGTACGGCAAGACAGCAGCGGCGAAACTCGCTCGCTATCAGCGGATGATGGCTCGACGCAAACCGGAGCGGGGGCAGCCCGGGTCAAAGAGATACCGACATGCCAAACAGCTGGCGGCGAAGACGCATAAGAAGGTGGCCCGGCAGCGGCAGGACACGGCGCGCAAGTGGGCGAAAACCGTCGTGCGCGATCACGATCGGATCGCGGTTGAGGACTTCAAACCCAAGTTTCTAGCGAGATCGACGATGGCACGTAAAGCCGCTGATGCGGCGATCGGGGCCGCCAAACGCGAACTCGTCGTGATGGTGGCCAAACACGGCCGCCGACTAGTCCTTGTCCATCCCGCGCATACCACCATGGATTGCGGTCATTGCGGAGCAAGAACCAAGCACGCACTGCCACTGTCCCAGCGCACCTACACATGTATCGCGTGCGGAGCAGTATCCCCCAGGGATAAGAACTCCGCGCGCGTGATGCTTATCCGGGCTGGTTTCCTCCCGGCTGGTGTTGATCGCATAAGACCCGCCCAACCGTTGGTTGGCCAGGCAGCGTGA
- a CDS encoding DUF6891 domain-containing protein → MVSPPQASGDKMPIRVRPQSGPEVLCPSAADLTAMIRRIGGEGDHFLVLERVPYAPREFIQVYRDEDNPFNVEYRDGGAQQYDTEISDPEDVALVFSVWARREPEWKSGVDWRPSYLHPDVEVTPLSEAAARSATERARRYLDEGFLSFEAMAQEISDCAERDEPVTIEQAEILLEPLWIERVEQQRSWPDVTDVDRIAAAFAQLDDSGVTARMHFSCCMNCGTGEIAAERAAGDHGYVFFHYQDTENAVGGELYLAYGSHAGDDVEGEAVGQEVVKALQAAGLSTEWDGSIRQRIRVVGLDWKKRLR, encoded by the coding sequence ATGGTTTCCCCACCCCAGGCCTCCGGCGACAAGATGCCCATCCGGGTCCGTCCGCAATCGGGACCGGAGGTCCTGTGCCCCAGCGCCGCCGATCTGACCGCGATGATCCGCCGGATCGGCGGGGAGGGTGACCACTTCCTGGTCCTGGAACGGGTTCCGTACGCGCCCCGGGAGTTCATCCAGGTCTACCGGGACGAGGACAATCCCTTCAATGTGGAGTACCGGGACGGTGGCGCGCAGCAGTACGACACCGAGATCAGCGATCCCGAGGACGTCGCGCTGGTCTTCTCGGTGTGGGCCCGCCGGGAACCGGAGTGGAAGTCCGGAGTGGACTGGCGACCGAGCTATCTGCATCCGGACGTGGAGGTGACGCCGTTGAGCGAGGCGGCGGCCCGGTCGGCGACCGAACGGGCCCGGCGCTACCTCGACGAGGGGTTCCTGAGCTTCGAGGCGATGGCGCAGGAGATCTCGGACTGCGCCGAACGCGACGAGCCGGTCACCATCGAGCAGGCCGAGATCCTGTTGGAACCACTGTGGATCGAACGGGTGGAGCAGCAGCGCTCCTGGCCCGACGTCACCGATGTGGACCGGATCGCGGCGGCCTTCGCGCAGCTCGACGACTCCGGCGTCACCGCCAGGATGCACTTCAGCTGCTGCATGAACTGCGGCACCGGGGAGATCGCCGCCGAGCGGGCCGCGGGCGACCACGGCTACGTGTTCTTCCACTACCAGGACACCGAGAACGCCGTCGGCGGCGAGCTGTACCTGGCCTACGGTTCACACGCGGGTGACGACGTCGAGGGCGAGGCCGTCGGCCAGGAGGTCGTCAAGGCCCTGCAGGCGGCGGGGCTGAGCACCGAATGGGACGGATCGATCCGGCAACGCATCCGCGTCGTCGGCCTGGACTGGAAGAAGCGACTGCGATGA
- a CDS encoding AfsR/SARP family transcriptional regulator has product MLVRLLGGVEVAGAEGQWRTVPGKRAGVLAVLAVAAGEPVPADELVHRVWGASAVALADGAVYPHITRLRATLSPAGLTISRARGGYVLDLDADQVDLLTIRALAVRAREAAETGEDAKALTAWQRATALLRGEALAGVDGDWAERFRQSFGGEARSLLAERYGWELRWGRHHAVVDELLAAMVRYPTCESLAEHLMLALYRCGRQAEALAVFDRTARLLRDRLGVDPSESLRRLHRRILNQDAGLAAPEPMAFKTTTSETTTVDDAPADTVVPAQLPAPPRAFVGRESELAALKRDADRTSVLILDGMPGVGKTATAVRLATELAQRYPDGQLFLDLHGYSGDVPAVEPAEALVRLLRGLGAEADQIPTGLDERSAELRTRLAGRRVLILLDNAATSAQVRPLLPGGTDCLTIITSRRRLPDLLEAAPASLDVLEPEEAVRLLVAAVDDPKRVAEDSADTAAIVEVAGRLPLAIRLIAARLRNRRNWTAGFMLGRLRDETILSELSAQDVAVASAFSMSYAELDDGHRRMFRLLGLFPGQDFDATFAAALADVAPEAADRMLEDLVDAHLLRSAEPGRYRFHDLMRHYAATIATETETAAEVEAARTRLYDTAAVMLRHAISQYDSYVGYYPRLIEAVDPPESPWRTRAEASAWFGTELPNLKAMLRSANEHRMDRHCAEMAAAMSAYYSHHHADHDLDRIGEWGLGSARRIGDRECEGYFLNKLAGAYQAWGDVGMAERLHEQALAVRRELGDARYIVSSLSNLALVHGHSGEYDRAVELRGEALALAADNGLVELERLICVYMAGSLCESGRIAEARLQLERAGELLTGSDDAFARMSLDAHWGNVKRGEGDPVEAQRLHERALAAYETHGHSVGQVQMHSEIASDLIARELWDEAWKSCVTSMELLGDTERPELRAENLLTMAEVCLARGHDEDAFEQLSAVADLAESRDSAVLRAKADWGLARVASAKGDNENAVQHAERALAYYSRFDTPRTEAIRRFLSQP; this is encoded by the coding sequence GTGCTTGTCCGGCTCCTCGGTGGGGTGGAGGTCGCGGGCGCTGAGGGCCAGTGGCGGACGGTGCCCGGCAAACGCGCCGGTGTCCTGGCGGTCCTGGCCGTCGCGGCGGGCGAACCGGTGCCCGCCGACGAACTGGTGCACCGGGTCTGGGGCGCCTCGGCCGTCGCTCTGGCCGACGGCGCGGTCTACCCGCACATCACCCGGCTGCGGGCGACGCTGTCACCGGCCGGACTCACCATCTCCCGGGCTCGCGGCGGCTACGTCCTCGACCTCGACGCCGACCAGGTCGATCTACTGACCATACGGGCGCTGGCCGTGCGGGCCCGCGAGGCCGCCGAGACGGGGGAGGACGCGAAGGCGCTCACCGCCTGGCAACGGGCCACCGCGCTGTTGCGCGGCGAGGCGCTGGCCGGGGTCGATGGCGACTGGGCCGAGCGGTTCCGGCAGAGCTTCGGCGGCGAGGCGCGGTCGCTGCTGGCCGAACGCTACGGCTGGGAGCTGCGCTGGGGCCGCCACCACGCCGTCGTCGACGAACTGCTGGCCGCCATGGTCCGGTACCCGACCTGCGAGAGCCTGGCCGAGCACCTGATGCTGGCCCTGTACCGGTGCGGTCGGCAGGCCGAGGCACTGGCGGTCTTCGATCGCACCGCGCGGCTGCTGCGGGACCGGCTCGGCGTCGACCCTTCCGAGTCGCTGCGAAGGCTGCACCGCCGGATCCTCAACCAGGATGCCGGACTCGCCGCCCCCGAACCGATGGCGTTCAAGACAACCACGTCAGAAACAACCACAGTAGACGATGCCCCGGCAGACACCGTTGTTCCGGCGCAATTGCCCGCCCCACCACGCGCCTTCGTCGGACGCGAATCCGAACTGGCGGCCCTCAAACGCGACGCGGACCGCACCTCGGTCCTGATCCTGGACGGCATGCCCGGCGTCGGCAAGACCGCGACCGCGGTACGTCTCGCCACCGAACTGGCCCAGCGATACCCCGACGGACAGCTGTTCCTCGACCTGCACGGCTACTCCGGCGACGTCCCGGCGGTCGAACCCGCCGAGGCACTGGTGCGGCTGTTGCGCGGCCTCGGCGCCGAGGCGGACCAGATCCCGACCGGCCTTGACGAACGCTCAGCGGAGCTGCGCACCCGGCTGGCGGGCCGTCGGGTGCTGATCCTGCTCGACAACGCGGCCACCAGCGCCCAGGTCCGGCCGCTGCTGCCGGGCGGGACCGACTGCCTCACGATCATCACCAGCCGCCGCCGGTTGCCCGACCTTCTGGAGGCGGCACCGGCGTCGCTCGACGTCCTGGAACCGGAGGAGGCGGTGCGGCTGCTGGTCGCCGCGGTGGACGACCCGAAGCGGGTCGCCGAGGACTCCGCCGACACCGCCGCGATCGTCGAGGTCGCCGGTCGGCTGCCACTGGCGATCCGGCTGATCGCGGCCCGGCTGCGCAACCGCCGCAACTGGACCGCCGGGTTCATGCTGGGACGGTTGCGGGACGAGACGATCCTGAGTGAACTGTCCGCACAGGACGTCGCTGTGGCTTCGGCGTTCTCGATGTCCTATGCCGAACTGGACGATGGTCATCGCCGGATGTTCCGGCTGCTGGGCCTGTTTCCCGGGCAGGACTTCGATGCCACCTTCGCGGCGGCCTTGGCCGACGTCGCGCCGGAGGCGGCCGATCGGATGCTGGAGGACCTGGTCGACGCGCACCTGTTGCGCAGCGCCGAGCCGGGACGGTACCGGTTCCACGACCTGATGCGCCACTACGCGGCGACCATCGCGACCGAGACCGAGACGGCCGCCGAAGTCGAGGCCGCTCGGACGCGCTTGTACGACACCGCCGCGGTCATGCTGCGTCACGCTATTTCGCAGTACGACTCCTATGTGGGGTATTACCCAAGATTGATCGAAGCCGTCGACCCGCCCGAGTCCCCGTGGCGAACGCGGGCCGAGGCGTCCGCGTGGTTCGGCACCGAACTGCCCAACCTGAAGGCGATGCTGCGATCCGCCAACGAGCACCGGATGGACCGTCACTGCGCGGAGATGGCGGCGGCGATGTCGGCCTACTACAGCCACCATCATGCTGACCACGACCTGGACCGTATCGGGGAATGGGGTCTGGGCAGTGCCCGCCGGATCGGCGATCGGGAGTGTGAGGGCTACTTTCTCAACAAGCTCGCAGGGGCTTATCAGGCTTGGGGGGACGTCGGCATGGCCGAACGGCTCCACGAACAGGCGTTGGCCGTTCGGCGCGAGCTCGGCGACGCCCGCTATATCGTCTCCAGCCTGTCCAACCTCGCTCTCGTGCATGGGCACTCCGGCGAATATGACCGGGCTGTCGAGTTGCGCGGCGAGGCGCTCGCGCTGGCCGCCGACAATGGACTCGTCGAACTCGAACGGCTCATCTGCGTCTACATGGCCGGTTCACTGTGCGAGAGCGGCCGAATCGCCGAAGCCCGGCTTCAGTTGGAGCGGGCCGGGGAACTGCTGACCGGCTCCGATGACGCGTTCGCTCGGATGAGTCTCGACGCGCACTGGGGAAACGTGAAACGCGGTGAGGGCGATCCCGTCGAGGCCCAACGGCTTCATGAACGGGCGTTGGCCGCGTACGAGACCCACGGTCACTCGGTGGGACAGGTTCAGATGCACTCCGAGATCGCCAGCGACCTGATCGCGCGGGAACTGTGGGACGAGGCGTGGAAGTCCTGCGTCACGTCCATGGAATTGCTGGGCGACACCGAACGTCCCGAGCTGCGGGCGGAGAACCTGCTGACGATGGCAGAGGTGTGCCTGGCACGCGGTCACGACGAGGACGCGTTCGAACAGCTCAGCGCGGTGGCGGACCTCGCCGAGAGCCGCGATTCGGCCGTGCTGCGCGCCAAGGCCGACTGGGGCCTGGCCCGGGTCGCGTCCGCCAAGGGGGACAACGAAAACGCCGTCCAGCACGCCGAACGAGCCCTCGCCTACTACTCCCGCTTCGACACACCCCGCACCGAAGCCATCCGCCGCTTCCTGTCCCAGCCCTGA